The following coding sequences are from one Acomys russatus chromosome 16, mAcoRus1.1, whole genome shotgun sequence window:
- the Gas2l2 gene encoding GAS2-like protein 2: protein MSQLGGHRGRPRTPGPPVRSIRPFKSSEQYLEAMKEDLAEWLRDLYGLDIDAANFLQVLETGLVLCQHANMVTEAALAFLAEAPDRAQKIPMPQAGVVCNGAAQPGTFQARDNISNFIQWCRKEMGIQEVLMFETEDLVLRKNVKSVVLCLLELGRRAWRFGVPAPALVHLEEEIDEELRRDLALPSPDPPPPAPPIRRPCHFHNLDQMVQSLVSHCTCPVQFSMIKISEGKYRVGDSNTLIFIRILRSHVMVRVGGGWDTLGHYLDKHDPCRCTSLSHKQGSFLKPPGPPVQHEVTVQDGPSQPHPTMTISRSQSPLPPVDWKTYTSFSRKLRPPTPSSPGPRGERGSEARTLREMAPPLRSQERPMTPSQRMLSPSPQFSSTCRGSDLQSTLSGKRENRCLVELRRGRTLTAWAHKETDSRGGRHIKAPAPERLQIPEATSKGTSTTGPSPPPRSSSLANPHSIWLLHQGASPQLSKPMSTQSPTPGKGLTKIPIRLPSARPPTPGRSFLGTEDEVSIGRGHVTSRTLTGNPDRSTNRHRSVDTSHGNHQVDTQFTSETESPRSLGTQQWKGRHTSLSLGRTREQALYGSLEEEIVANMELLEVGAACTQGTRSRVIPRSGVYVPSLGGRWPEPGGPYDKVIEELVHGPPPLLKVDLKSWKVSPKGPPKPDVSPGSPKEKLGPRERGPRTKASLGGKGATVRTMPPARGQDCSTLTAPAIPEAATRSRSDLSSNKAKVGLGKGKRTLRKPQKVPSIYKLKLRPRIRPRRDHRPEKRPSRIPKPLAYLCLGPAKAAPGSRLLKVTLSGKGGGTCQVIQASEKEEKEKKKEASTSLESSTQPFEIQEPPQLDGTPFPPEESWV from the exons ATGTCTCAGCTTGGGGGACACAGGGGGAGGCCCAGGACCCCAGGGCCTCCTGTGCGCAGCATCCGGCCCTTCAAGTCCAGCGAGCAGTACTTGGAAGCCATGAAGGAAGACCTGGCTGAGTGGCTTCGGGATCTGTACGGGTTGGACATTGACGCAGCCAACTTCCTGCAGGTGCTGGAGACTGGCCTGGTGTTGTGCCAGCATGCCAACATGGTCACAGAGGCTGCCCTGGCCTTCCTGGCTGAGGCACCTGACCGAGCCCAGAAGATTCCCATGCCCCAGGCTGGGGTTGTCTGCAACGGGGCTGCTCAGCCAGGCACCTTCCAGGCCAGGGACAACATTTCCAACTTCATCCAGTGGTGTCGCAAGGAGATGGGCATCCAAG AGGTGCTAATGTTCGAGACAGAGGACTTGGTGCTGCGCAAGAACGTGAAGAGTGTGGTGTTGTGTCTGCTGGAGCTAGGTCGCCGCGCCTGGCGCTTCGGTGTGCCGGCACCAGCCTTGGTGCATCTGGAAGAGGAAATTGATGAGGAGCTGAGGCGTGACCTGGCCCTGCCCTCGCCGGACCCACCGCCGCCGGCGCCCCCGATCCGCAGGCCTTGCCACTTCCACAACCTGGACCAGATG GTGCAGAGCCTAGTGAGCCACTGCACGTGCCCAGTGCAGTTCTCCATGATCAAGATATCTGAGGGGAAGTACAGAGTGGGGGACTCCAACACGCTCATCTTCATCAGG ATTCTCCGGAGCCACGTCATGGTGCGTGTTGGGGGCGGCTGGGACACGCTGGGTCATTATCTGGATAAACATGACCCCTGCCGGTGCACGTCCCTCT CCCACAAACAAGGCAGTTTCCTGAAGCCCCCGGGACCGCCAGTGCAGCATGAAGTGACGGTGCAGGATGGGCCCTCACAGCCCCACCCTACAATGACCATCAGCCGCTCCCAGAGCCCACTGCCTCCGGTGGACTGGAAGACATACACCTCTTTCAGCCGAAAGCTGAGgccccccactccctcttctcctggACCCCGTGGTGAACGGGGATCAGAGGCCAGAACcctcagagagatggctccaccacTAAG gTCCCAAGAGAGACCAATGACTCCATCTCAGAGGATGTTGTCACCTAGTCCCCAATTCTCATCTACCTGTAGAGGCTCAGATCTACAGAGTACCCtgtcagggaagagagagaacagatgccTGGTTGAGCTGCGCAGAGGAAGGACTCTCACAGCTTGGGCTCACAAGGAAACAGACAGCCGAGGAGGAAGACATATTAAGGCCCCTGCCCCAGAGAGGCTCCAAATCCCTGAGGCCACCAGTAAAGGGACATCAACAACAGGACCGTCTCCCCCACCTCGTTCCTCTAGCCTAGCCAATCCTCATAGCATTTGGCTCTTGCACCAGGGTGCCTCCCCGCAGCTCAGCAAGCCCATGTCTACTCAATCCCCAACCCCTGGCAAAGGGCTCACCAAGATCCCCATCCGGCTACCCTCTGCCCGACCCCCAACTCCAGGAAGAAGCTTTTTGGGCACTGAAGATGAAGTCTCCATAGGGAGAGGCCACGTCACATCAAGGACCCTGACAGGGAACCCGGATAGATCCACAAACAGGCATCGCTCTGTGGACACAAGCCATGGGAACCACCAGGTGGACACGCAGTTTACTTCAGAGACTGAAAGTCCCAGGAGCCTGGGCACACAGCAGTGGAAGGGGAGGCACACCTCTCTGTCCCTGGGCAGGACCAGAGAACAAGCCCTCTATGGTAGCCTTGAGGAAGAGATTGTGGCCAACATGGAACTGCTGGAGGTGGGGGCTGCCTGCACTCAGGGTACAAGGTCTCGAGTCATCCCTCGAAGTGGGGTCTATGTTCCCAGCCTGGGTGGGAGGTGGCCTGAGCCCGGGGGTCCTTATGATAAGGTCATTGAGGAATTGGTTCATGGCCCCCCACCCCTCCTTAAAGTGGATCTGAAATCCTGGAAGGTAAGCCCCAAAGGCCCCCCTAAGCCAGATGTTAGCCCAGGAAGCCCCAAAGAGAAACTAGGACCCAGAGAGAGGGGGCCAAGGACAAAGGCAAGCCTGGGTGGCAAGGGAGCCACAGTGAGGACTATGCCCCCTGCAAGAGGGCAGGACTGCTCCACCTTGACTGCGCCTGCCATCCCAGAGGCTGCCACACGCTCACGCTCAGATCTCAGTTCTAACAAAGCCAAGGTAGGTCTGGGCAAGGGAAAGAGAACCCTCCGCAAGCCCCAGAAGGTCCCATCCATTTATAAGCTGAAGCTGAGACCCAGAATCCGTCCCCGTAGAGACCACAGGCCTGAGAAAAGACCTTCCAGAATTCCCAAGCCACTGGCTTACCTTTGCCTGGGTCCAGCCAAGGCAGCTCCTGGCAGCCGGCTATTGAAAGTTACATTGAGTGGCAAGGGAGGGGGCACCTGCCAGGTGATTCAAGCAagtgaaaaggaggagaaagagaaaaagaaagaagccagcacCTCATTGGAGAGCAGCACCCAGCCTTTCGAGATCCAGGAACCTCCACAGCTTGATGGAACCCCATTTCCACCTGAGGAATCTTGGGTTTGA
- the Rasl10b gene encoding ras-like protein family member 10B: protein MVSTYRVAVLGARGVGKSAIVRQFLYNEFSEVCVPTTARRLYLPAVVMNGHVHDLQILDFPPISAFPVNTLQEWADACCRGLRSVHAYILVYDICCFDSFEYVKTIRQQILETRVIGTSETPIIIVGNKRDLQRGRVIPRWNVSHLVRKTWKCGYVECSAKYNWHILLLFSELLKSVGCARCKHVHAALRFQGALRRNRCAIM, encoded by the exons ATGGTCTCCACCTACCGGGTGGCCGTGCTGGGGGCGCGAGGTGTGGGCAAGAGTGCCATCGTGCGCCAATTCTTATACAACGAGTTCAGCGAGGTCTGTGTGCCCACCACCGCCCGCCGCCTCTACCTGCCTGCTGTGGTCATGAACGGCCATGTGCACGACCTCCAGATCCTGGACTTCCCACCCATCAGCGCCTTCCCCGTCAACACACTGCAG GAGTGGGCAGACGCCTGCTGCAGGGGACTCCGGAGCGTCCACGCCTACATCCTGGTCTATGACATCTGCTGCTTTGACAGCTTTGAGTACGTCAAGACTATCCGTCAGCAGATCCTGGAGACAAG GGTGATCGGCACCTCAGAGACGCCCATCATCATTGTGGGCAACAAGCGCGACCTGCAACGCGGACGCGTGATTCCACGCTGGAACGTGTCGCACTTGGTGCGCAAGACCTGGAAGTGCGGCTACGTGGAGTGCTCCGCCAAGTACAACTGGCACATCCTGCTGCTCTTCAGTGAGCTGCTCAAGAGTGTGGGCTGCGCCCGCTGCAAACACGTGCACGCCGCCCTGCGCTTCCAGGGCGCCCTGCGCCGCAACCGCTGCGCCATCATGTGA